A region of the Arachis hypogaea cultivar Tifrunner chromosome 15, arahy.Tifrunner.gnm2.J5K5, whole genome shotgun sequence genome:
ATCTACTTATATTATTGTTCTGGCACTGTTGGAAAGAAAGAACAGCAAAGACTACTTACTAATCGATCTTTTAGTTAAATGGAAAATAATGAACGGACACAGTGGCAAATTGTAGATGAAATTTCTGAAGAGAATATACTAATGATTTTAGGGTATGCTCCCTGAGTTATAATACATGATGAGAAGAGGTAAAAAATGTGGTGCATTTCTTTGTTCCATCCACTGAATGGAGTGAACAAAATAAtctatatatgtatgtgtgtgcCATAACCACTCCTTGTGACTGGTAATTTTCCAGGGTGTAACAGTTGCAATTGTTGTTTGTTTTTGTTTCCTGTGAGACTTGAGGAGAGAAATCTGCAGCTTGAGGAGTCTACTACATATATCTATATATGCATGGGCCAATTTGAAGATCTTAGTCCTCACAATATCAAATCTAAGAATCCATATAATAAAAGGGATGCTTTCATGTTGAATCACTTTGTCTGCTTTTTCTTATGATTGGAGCCAATAGCATCCACACTGTCAAATCAAATCATACATAAAAGTTAGTAATTAGTTGCCCCTTTGTTACTCAAGAAATTCCacacaaaaatatattaattgaaattaactgTTAAAATTATGGATACATAACTATTTTagcaatatttaaaattttaaaaaaataaatttattatattttttcacatttttatcaatattttttaatattaaaaatagaaagtatATAAGAATAGTGTACACAAAAATAATgtatataacattattttttttacgtaCTACACATTATGCTTTAAAAGATAtcaatttttgctattttttaactataaattcACCACTTTCagtattttaaaatagattttatttaaaaatacacTTTGCTGAAAGAAAACATTTGTTGCATAATTAAATGTTACAAGATAATACTACTCTGGATAAAGTCTTATTGATGTTgaatatgagtttaattttgatatattaactgAATAATCACATCCttttttttggataattattcatgtaataaataaaaatagtagttattttttatgatgtgtCATTACGTGATTAGATATACGTATAAAACTGTTTTATactgtgcatcaaaattaaattcattgaaTATATCTCCCTTAAAATTGAATGTTTATAATTTATATCCCTATTAGGCTATtagttcaaaaaaaatttttccccGTTTTTCACCATTTAGACAAAATTcggaataaaaaaaaatgaaaatcaaagagCTGGAGCTTACAGTAAACACAGACTGCCAACCATTCATTTACTATTCTGACATAGGCGCTTGTCCACCCCACATCAATTGTCCATCTGAATCAAGAACAATATATGGATTATTACATCTCATATAATTTTCACAGAATTTATTTTGATCTTCAAGAAAGACATAATCAACTTCATATTTGAGTGATAAGTGATaaactatatattaaaaaataaaaagagggaAACTAAAAACTGAGGTTGCTTTTGTTTCTTACTTTGGAAAAAAGAAAGcgattttacaatttttttaaatataggtGCAAaagtaaaagttattttttttttccctgAAAAACTACTCTTGTCAATttctatatagaaaaaaaaagaaatttgtgtGACATAGCAATACAATAAATCTAATGTACATAACATAAAAATACTATGAAACCATTGTTAGGATGCAATCACATACTTTTTCATAGAATGATGACTATTCCAACCAATGAGTAACATTGCAAAGTACATTGCTCCTGTGGCAAAAACAAAATGGAAGAAGCCATAACCATATGgaacatcatcttcttcttctgcagGTGCATCTTCCTTCCTAAACTGCAAGATTCTGTCAGTTATGTATTCCAGATCCTAACCTTATGATAGCATTtttctacacaaaaaataatAGGATACAGAGACATGTTTTTTGTATCCCTTCAAGTATTTAGAGATAAAGAAACTAGTTTAAAAATTTCGTCCAAAAAATATCTCGTATGCAAATATCTTAGAAATACAAAaacatttgaaaattaaaaaatatttactgcttgtcttattattattattattattattattattattatttttgctctAACTACCAACTATTAATAAGTTTAGCTAACTTGTGCCCTTAAGacacatattaaaattattaataaaaaaattattataaaaaatgtacAAAGTTCAATTTTTAATGTAattgttatgtatttattaaaatgaaacgtttaaaattttttactaataataatcttaatttgtGTACTTAAAACACATATGTTAGTTAATCCCATTTAAATAAAGCATGTTAGTAAAAGTAGGATAAAAAATGAGTTTGATTTTAAGAATATTTTGAAATTATGTGGGCcatgaaataatttttaattagtggCAGATAAAAAGGATATATATAATTCATATAGAGCTAACCAAAAGCTACCTAAAGTTCAAATTGAATATAATTCATATTCTAGAGCTAACCTGAAAGCACTTGGAATCTATGCCTGTTGAAAATGTTGCAATAACAATGGCtagtattgcaacaacaaagcTCTGCCACAAAAAGATCACAATCTCATATCAACCAACAATAAAAGAGTCATAAGCATATATAACTTAGCCTCGcatatacaaataaaatttagctattttgttaAGTTCATAATTATAATGTTATGAAGAACAATTACAACTAATTAAAGCCCAAATTTCAGttgaacaagaaagtaaatttcCTTACAATGATGCTTTGCCAGTCTGTTTCGTATGCATAGCCTGCCTTCGCGACGCAGCTGTTTCCGGCCGGTTCACTGCATGCACAGTGCAATCCGAAGTGAGATTCGAATTCGCGACCTCTAAGTAAGTATGGAAAGACTATGCTATCTGAGTTATAACTCGTTAGCAACTATGTTTGTAAACATTAGAAGTTAACAAAGGCATAAATATATGGATCGAATTTTATATATGcactattaatattttatattgttatatcaaCAAAATATAACCGTTTTTTATGTTCATGGTCCGAATAATCATGTGGAAGAATAGatataatttattatgtaaaatattttatgttgttgTCTATACATCAAAATAAAACTATAATAAGTAAATATTTGATAATACAAAAAGTAAAGGCAAAGATTTTATAACCCTACCTTCTGACTGCACTCCAGCAAAGGAACACAACATAAAGCCCCATCAACCCTGGACTAAGAATACCACCATTCACCTATTGGaagaaaatttgaaagaaaattattatttaaaaaaaaaaacataatggtGAATttgagccaaaaaaaaaaaaaaaacttactttTGGGTGGAGTGATACACTTGTCATAACTTGGAGAAGTACCAAGGTCCAAGTAATGAAGAAAAGATTAAGGAGGCAAGATGGTTGTGGTGCATACCAAATATACATCAATATCACCCCTAACAAGCATATTAAATATGCACTTGTTGCAAATAACATCACTTGAATTTGGCTGCTTGCATCATCAATCAATGTTTGTAAATAAATCAATCAAAAGTAGTTCAATAAATTAACATAGTGGGAATCTTATTACCATCTCTCCGCATATTTTTCTGTGATGAAGTAATCATTCAACCATCTAATGAAGCTGATTATGCTTATCAGTTGAATTAGGAGGAAAACCCTGAGACAAATAAACACCTTAATCCAATCACAAATCATTGCTTATAATAGTCATTTGCTCAAATCAAATTCATTGAGGATAGATAGAGCCATAAATTATACCCGGCCCCAAAATGTGCAACCTGCCCTGTCCaacccaaaaaacaaaaaaacaaaaactatggtcaataataaaagtaatattagcaattttgaaaaaatatccaAGTGACTCATTTTATATCGTACACTAAATTAACTCacacatttaatgttttgatgtGTGAGACACCTAATTATTAATCTGGTGTAGGATACAAAATGAGTACAACTATTATTATTGGTAATTAATTCTAAGAGTATATATTTAAATAGGTTCTTAAGAAATATTGTGTTTgtctccaaaaaaattttatcatGTCAAAGTTTCTAAactttataaaagtaaaatatataaatCCTGTTATAGTTTTGAAGATTTATttgttcaaataaaataataaattcgatTAAAATAGAgatttatatatcttatttttaaaaaattcagaaatttcaacataataattttttttttaagataaaaacatCCGATGTAAAATTTCTTAAAAACTTATTCGAGTATATATTCTAATTCTAGGAAACATGTTAAATGGATGCAATTTTACCAACCATAAACTTCAATAAACTCAGAGGGGAGATAAAATGGGAAGATGGTGATGGCAACCCAGAGAACAATCTTAACTAACCACCATCCAGAGTGCCATCTATCTCTTCCTTCCTTCAATTTTGAAGTGCCAGCAGTTGACCAATACATTATCATGAAAAATAGCTTATCAGACATATTAAGGTTCAAACAAATGCTTAGAAATAATTAAACAACTTTTTCTTGCATATATAGAATTGATTGATGAGAAAATCAAAGGATACAAAGCAGCCAAAGCTCACACGCAAAACACCATCTGCACCCAAACAATCTTTCCCAACCTTGCATCCTCTTAGCCCTGCCAGGATTACCACGTAGACAAAAAGAAATTATATAACATACCTGATTGAATGCGCGTGTAAAACAGTTTATGCTAATACTATAAAGTTAAATCAATAAGCTAATTAAATTGTCTAAATAATTAGCTTACCCTTCATTTGTGTTAAAGCCTTAAGACTAGTGAGTTCATCACGTGCAGCCCAAGCTAACAAGTTGGCAACAAGAAAAATGAAGCCATACACATATCTTGCCATCCATGGATTTGATACATTTCTGAATTGACTCCACCATGATGAAGAATACAACTCCTTTGATGATGATTCTCCACAACTATGGTTAGTACCACCACTACTACTATTGTTTCCTTCCCCTAACTCCATCTCTTCTTCAACACAGCATGCACGCACGCGCAcacgaaagaagaagaagaagaagaagcagaagaagaaacttattgttctCCACCTCACTATGATCTTCTTCTATGTCCTGTGTTCCACACCATTATTTCAATAGTCATAAGGAATTAATGAAAGAAGGGTTTAAATTAAAGGAATAAGAGTTAGTGACTTTATCTTCACGTAACTTCAGAGAATAATAGTACCAACTTTTTTCACTTTGGTCCAACCGGACatagaaattttatttatttatttatcattttaatatttttgttcatTCAATTTACCATATTATGCTTGTTATCATGGACCGAAAATTATTCCAAACCAATACTACTTTTATAGGTGTGCCTACCATATAATTAAAATTCCGTTATGATATCTTATACGGTTATACTATACCGTATGGTACTTGTTTCATCAATTTTCTCTCTAACAACATAATAATCAACCATCACTAATAACCAATAAATTAACCTAAAACTCATGACCAAAAAGTGAAAAAGAGAGAATAATctgaaaggagaaaaaaaattgtATGATAAAACAATCGTGCCCAAAAAAAAATCTATAGCTAGAATATTCCTTTGTTGATCAAAGTCTTACCTATATGAGATTGAATTCACAACCTCCACCTTATTTTTAGTGGAAGAAGGCATGTTCCATTCACGATATCATGATTATTCATGCAAGGCTCAAAAGACGAaatttatatattagaaaaaagaaaaatccaaGCCCACTTGATTAGATTCCAGAAagtgattttatatatataattctaatatGACTATGTTATCATGATTACAtagtgttttaaaaaatattattaaaattaaagtaacattttttttaaaaagtgttgcttaaaaaaaatattaccaaaatattaaaaataaagtataattttaattttaataagacTTCCATAATAATCATAATCATTATAGCATAGTCATATTAGAATTTAtcatatttatatacataaaaaaatcaactaatttgtttttatataaaaatatatatttaatattcataaaaaagTAATTATGATGTTGCAAAAATATTTGACTATTTTGTTATgacattatttaattattctaataattgattatttgttaaaaaatatataagataacatatataaatatagaaaaaaaaaatatggtgCCTAAACATATATATACTCCAAAGGATGTGTGTGGGAAAATTATACCTAATTGTGTATAGTTGTATaaaactttttcattaaaaaaatcaatcaattCTAAAgccttttatattattttaacactAGTTATGCTGAATCAGTGCATTAAGTTGGATAATAATGGCCATTCAGTATCTATGAGGAGACAAAAGAAATCAGAAACCAACTCAACCATATATGTTTCGCTATATGTATGAAGTATGAGTCAtccttttaataatatttttaatttatttcattaaaAAAGCACAATTTGGATGAAAAGACCTCAACCATCAATCCAATAGGTTtatatctattaaaaaaaaattgaataacttAATTGTAAGAGTTATTTTCCAAGGAATACTTTTCTCACAAAACCCATTGACCTTTTAGCATTACCAATTACCACAAATTCCtcttatttagtattattttttttttcttacatgCATGATGAGCTCTGCCAGTTATTCTTTCAATTTCatggagaaaaaaaaatgaataaatttttcCTTCCCATAACATCACCATCATAATAATAAATCATGCttcattctaaaattttaactacTTATATCCAACTTCCAATGGTGCAAgacttatacatatatatatatatatatatatatatatatatatatatatatataggtggaggTAAAATTTCTCTTACTCCTAGGAGCAAGTATTTTTCATTGCGTCATAATTGCTTGTTTTAAGATATGTGCATGATGATACATTAGCtcgaattaattaataaaatcttcaaattcttatttattattctcCTAATTTTCTTGCTAATAAAAAAACATCAAAGGCATCTATCGTACATTTGCATTTTGCAGTTCTTTAGGGGAAAAAAAACCTACTTCATTCGACAGATATATTCTATGTTATTGAGATTTGtgagtagaaaaaaaaaatcatagggAAAAGGCCTATAATAGAAACCTACCTcctatatgatatttaaaaacatCTTAGTAAATAATCCATAAATagccttttttttaataaatagataaata
Encoded here:
- the LOC112751174 gene encoding uncharacterized protein, giving the protein MELGEGNNSSSGGTNHSCGESSSKELYSSSWWSQFRNVSNPWMARYVYGFIFLVANLLAWAARDELTSLKALTQMKGLRGCKVGKDCLGADGVLRVSFGCFLFFMIMYWSTAGTSKLKEGRDRWHSGWWLVKIVLWVAITIFPFYLPSEFIEVYGQVAHFGAGVFLLIQLISIISFIRWLNDYFITEKYAERCQIQVMLFATSAYLICLLGVILMYIWYAPQPSCLLNLFFITWTLVLLQVMTSVSLHPKVNGGILSPGLMGLYVVFLCWSAVRSEPAGNSCVAKAGYAYETDWQSIISFVVAILAIVIATFSTGIDSKCFQFRKEDAPAEEEDDVPYGYGFFHFVFATGAMYFAMLLIGWNSHHSMKKWTIDVGWTSAYVRIVNEWLAVCVYLWMLLAPIIRKSRQSDST